In Candidatus Polarisedimenticolaceae bacterium, a genomic segment contains:
- a CDS encoding type II secretion system protein GspG, with product MILEPTISRTPRAFLSFAAAAAGMILVVSMTGVIASPDSLNGVDREKQKRTMAAMRSIGAAMEAYSVDNNVYPVAASILSLRPLLEPRYINPLPMTDGWGWSFSISSVPSAYTLLSLGKDGTIISCAPARTTDFRDDICMVNGGFTRYPAGPQQ from the coding sequence GTGATTCTCGAACCGACGATCTCGCGAACCCCGCGCGCGTTCCTCAGCTTCGCGGCGGCCGCGGCAGGTATGATCCTAGTCGTTTCGATGACTGGCGTCATCGCAAGCCCTGACTCACTGAATGGTGTCGATCGTGAGAAGCAGAAGCGCACGATGGCCGCGATGCGATCCATCGGAGCGGCGATGGAAGCCTACAGCGTGGACAACAACGTCTATCCGGTCGCCGCATCGATCTTGTCGTTGCGACCCTTGCTCGAGCCCCGTTACATCAATCCGTTGCCGATGACGGACGGGTGGGGGTGGTCTTTCAGCATCTCTTCGGTTCCGTCAGCTTACACGCTTCTCTCACTTGGAAAGGACGGAACCATCATCAGCTGCGCACCTGCGAGAACGACAGATTTTCGTGACGACATCTGCATGGTCAACGGTGGGTTCACGCGCTACCCGGCGGGACCTCAGCAGTAG
- a CDS encoding kelch repeat-containing protein: MAYDSTRGRVVLFGGYDGARRDDTWEWDGNAWVMAAPSPSPNPRNRHAMAYDSARGRVVLFGGSYLSPLPAPQQTWEWDGSAWVAKNSATPSGTIDSAMTFDSARGRVVFFGGAQGETWEWDGTAWLKRTPATSPPARRRHALAYDSARGRVVLFGGADYSIGTALGDTWEWDGTNWTNKNPAVSPSARSGLAMAYDSALGRVVLFGGADASGLRGDTWEWDGSTWVDVTTALHPPARSLHALAYDSARDRIVLFGGYDHSSRGDTWEWDGTNWTERTSAGLTRREGAALAADRARGRVVLFGGCDNSGFRGDTWEWDGTNWTARMPATSPSKRFGHAMAYDSVRQRTVLFGGYDGFFHGDTWEWDGATWLDKTTSGGPSPRDSHAMAYDSLRRRVVLFGGCDTSGCFSDTWEWDGSTWVQIGATTHPPSASDYAMAYDETRGRIVLFGGVDGSLVRGDTWEWDGTAWTQMSPAAAPSRRQLAAMTYDRARGRVVLFGGYDDSGPRGDTWQWDGTSWTETTPSTSPSAREYHAMAFDSARGRVVLAAGVSETIYQAGTWAYANLCAAAADCDDGDPCSTDSCNPLTGCEHLDRDRDADAACEDVDNCPFVNNPSQIDTDADGLGDACDNCPLASNPSQSDWDNDGEGDVCDLNDGLIYILGPHDRTHVEWQPESGYSMWNRYRGSLAELRVTGEYTQAPGSNPLAGRDCGLTDASAFDDVVPDPGDVSFSLVTGVAGGVEGSLGTNSVGAPRANTNPCP; this comes from the coding sequence ATGGCCTACGACAGCACTCGAGGTCGGGTCGTGCTCTTCGGCGGCTACGACGGCGCGCGCCGCGACGACACGTGGGAGTGGGACGGCAATGCATGGGTGATGGCGGCGCCCAGTCCGAGCCCGAACCCGCGCAACCGCCACGCGATGGCTTACGACAGCGCCCGGGGGCGCGTGGTCCTCTTCGGAGGGAGCTATCTCAGCCCGCTCCCTGCGCCCCAGCAGACGTGGGAATGGGACGGCAGCGCTTGGGTCGCGAAGAACAGCGCGACGCCTTCGGGCACGATCGACAGTGCGATGACGTTCGACAGCGCGCGAGGACGCGTCGTGTTCTTCGGGGGCGCTCAGGGAGAGACATGGGAGTGGGACGGAACGGCCTGGCTGAAGAGGACGCCCGCCACGAGTCCGCCGGCCAGGCGCCGTCATGCGCTGGCGTATGACAGCGCGCGGGGTCGCGTGGTGCTCTTCGGCGGTGCCGACTACTCCATCGGTACGGCTCTCGGCGATACGTGGGAGTGGGACGGCACCAACTGGACCAACAAGAATCCCGCGGTGAGCCCGTCGGCCCGTTCGGGCCTCGCGATGGCTTACGACAGCGCGCTTGGCCGCGTCGTGCTCTTCGGCGGGGCCGACGCTTCGGGACTGCGGGGAGACACGTGGGAGTGGGACGGCTCGACCTGGGTCGACGTCACGACGGCCCTCCATCCGCCGGCCCGCTCGCTTCACGCGCTGGCTTACGACAGCGCCCGCGATCGAATCGTTCTCTTCGGCGGCTACGACCACTCGTCGCGCGGCGACACGTGGGAGTGGGACGGCACCAATTGGACGGAAAGGACATCTGCAGGTCTGACGCGTCGTGAAGGTGCCGCGCTGGCCGCCGACCGCGCCCGGGGTCGCGTCGTCTTGTTCGGGGGTTGTGACAACTCCGGATTCCGCGGCGACACCTGGGAATGGGACGGGACGAATTGGACCGCGAGGATGCCGGCCACGAGTCCGTCGAAACGCTTCGGTCACGCGATGGCGTACGACAGTGTCCGGCAGCGCACCGTCCTCTTCGGCGGTTACGACGGCTTCTTTCACGGCGACACCTGGGAGTGGGATGGAGCGACCTGGCTCGACAAGACCACGAGCGGGGGCCCGTCTCCCCGCGACTCCCACGCCATGGCTTACGACAGCCTGCGCCGTCGGGTCGTGCTCTTCGGAGGTTGTGACACTTCCGGTTGCTTTAGCGACACCTGGGAGTGGGACGGCAGCACGTGGGTGCAAATCGGCGCCACGACGCATCCGCCTTCCGCGTCCGATTACGCGATGGCGTACGACGAGACCCGAGGGCGAATCGTGCTGTTCGGCGGCGTTGACGGTTCCCTCGTTCGAGGCGACACGTGGGAATGGGACGGCACCGCGTGGACCCAGATGTCGCCGGCGGCGGCTCCCTCGAGACGCCAGCTCGCCGCGATGACGTACGACAGGGCGCGAGGGCGGGTCGTGCTCTTCGGCGGTTACGACGACTCGGGTCCGCGGGGCGATACGTGGCAGTGGGATGGAACTTCGTGGACCGAAACGACGCCTTCGACGAGTCCGTCGGCCCGTGAATACCACGCCATGGCGTTCGACAGTGCGCGAGGACGCGTCGTGCTTGCTGCAGGTGTCAGCGAAACGATCTACCAGGCCGGGACGTGGGCCTACGCCAACCTCTGCGCTGCCGCAGCGGACTGCGACGACGGCGATCCCTGTTCCACAGACAGTTGCAACCCGTTGACCGGATGCGAACATCTCGATCGAGACAGGGACGCCGACGCGGCCTGTGAAGACGTCGACAACTGTCCGTTCGTGAACAATCCGTCGCAGATAGACACCGACGCCGATGGCCTCGGCGATGCCTGCGACAACTGTCCGCTCGCCTCCAACCCCTCTCAGTCGGATTGGGACAACGACGGCGAAGGTGATGTCTGCGACCTCAACGACGGTCTCATCTACATCCTCGGGCCTCACGACCGAACCCACGTCGAGTGGCAGCCGGAATCGGGATACTCAATGTGGAATCGCTACCGCGGATCGCTGGCCGAGCTTCGCGTAACGGGTGAGTACACCCAGGCGCCCGGATCGAATCCGCTGGCGGGTCGAGACTGCGGCCTGACCGACGCCTCCGCGTTCGACGACGTCGTGCCGGATCCGGGGGACGTCTCGTTCAGCCTGGTCACCGGAGTCGCGGGAGGCGTCGAGGGCAGCCTGGGGACGAACAGCGTAGGCGCGCCGAGGGCCAACACGAATCCGTGTCCGTAG
- a CDS encoding lipid-binding SYLF domain-containing protein: MAVLLALAAAAATTPPQLTKADKTTLGDSVSVLSDLANAPDKGIPQDLLSKAECILIFPSVDKGAFIVGGKSGHGVASCRQHNGEMGPIAFYTIGGASIGFQIGGQSADLVMLIMNDKGIDHLLADKFTLGAEGAATAGPVGRTAAAATDAQMHAQILTWSRSQGLFVGAALDGSVVKPNKDANARLYRRATTGKEILVNSKVGYPAPSMSLVDSIRHQMAVAVAENLAEKK, translated from the coding sequence ATGGCAGTGTTGTTGGCGTTGGCGGCAGCCGCCGCCACGACCCCGCCCCAGCTGACGAAGGCCGACAAGACCACGCTCGGCGACTCCGTCTCGGTGCTCAGCGATCTTGCGAATGCGCCCGACAAGGGGATCCCGCAGGACCTCCTCTCGAAGGCCGAATGCATTCTCATCTTCCCCTCGGTCGACAAGGGCGCGTTCATCGTCGGCGGCAAGAGCGGACACGGCGTCGCCTCGTGCCGGCAGCACAACGGCGAGATGGGCCCCATCGCTTTCTACACCATCGGCGGCGCGAGCATCGGTTTCCAGATCGGCGGCCAGTCGGCCGACCTCGTGATGCTCATCATGAACGACAAGGGGATCGACCACCTCCTCGCGGACAAGTTCACCTTGGGTGCTGAAGGCGCCGCGACGGCTGGTCCCGTGGGACGCACGGCTGCTGCCGCGACCGACGCACAAATGCACGCGCAGATCCTCACCTGGTCGCGCTCGCAGGGTCTCTTCGTGGGAGCCGCGCTCGACGGATCGGTCGTGAAGCCCAACAAGGACGCGAACGCGCGTCTCTACCGAAGGGCCACGACCGGCAAAGAGATCCTCGTGAATTCGAAGGTCGGATACCCGGCTCCGTCCATGAGTCTCGTCGACTCGATCCGCCACCAGATGGCGGTCGCGGTGGCCGAGAACTTGGCCGAGAAGAAATAG